A portion of the Pseudomonas koreensis genome contains these proteins:
- a CDS encoding EVE domain-containing protein produces MAYWLMKSEPDELSIKGLEKLGKARWDGVRNYQARNFLRAMAVGDEFFFYHSSCPEPGIAGIGQIIEAAYPDPTALEPESHYFDAKATPEKNAWSAIDVEHVETFARVLKLDYLKQQTALAEMPLVQKGSRLSVMPVTAEQWAAVLALR; encoded by the coding sequence ATGGCCTACTGGCTGATGAAATCAGAGCCCGACGAACTCTCGATCAAGGGTCTGGAAAAGCTCGGCAAGGCACGCTGGGACGGGGTTCGCAACTATCAGGCGCGCAATTTCCTGCGGGCGATGGCGGTCGGTGACGAGTTCTTTTTCTACCATTCCAGCTGCCCCGAGCCGGGGATTGCCGGGATTGGCCAAATTATCGAAGCAGCGTATCCCGATCCGACGGCGCTGGAGCCCGAGAGTCATTACTTCGATGCCAAGGCTACGCCGGAGAAAAATGCCTGGAGCGCGATCGATGTCGAACACGTCGAGACGTTTGCGCGGGTGTTGAAGCTCGATTACCTGAAGCAGCAGACCGCGTTGGCCGAGATGCCATTGGTGCAGAAGGGCTCGCGGCTGTCGGTGATGCCGGTGACGGCGGAGCAGTGGGCGGCGGTGCTTGCGTTGCGTTGA
- a CDS encoding TIGR02449 family protein, producing the protein MEDTDLQALMARLELLIGRVEQLKSQNALLLAQEKTWREERAHLIEKNEIARRKVESMISRLKALEQDS; encoded by the coding sequence ATGGAAGACACCGACCTGCAAGCGCTGATGGCCAGACTCGAACTGCTGATTGGCCGAGTCGAGCAACTTAAGAGTCAAAACGCACTCTTACTAGCTCAGGAAAAAACCTGGCGCGAGGAACGCGCTCACCTCATTGAAAAAAACGAAATCGCCCGGCGTAAGGTCGAATCGATGATTTCGCGCCTCAAGGCCCTGGAGCAAGACTCATGA
- a CDS encoding NADPH:quinone oxidoreductase family protein, which yields MKAVLCKAFGPAESLVLEDVASPVAKKNEILLDVHAAGVNFPDTLIIEGKYQFKPPFPFSPGGEAAGVVREVGEKVSHLKVGDRVMALTGWGSFAEQVAVPGYNVLPIPPSMDFNIAAAFSMTYGTSMHALKQRANLQPGETLLVLGASGGVGLAAVEIGKAMGARVIAAASSAEKLAVAKAAGADELINYSESNLKDEIKRLTDGQGADVIYDPVGGDLFDQAIRAIAWNGRLLVVGFASGRIPELPVNLALLKGAAVLGVFWGSFAQRQPQDNAVNFAQLFGWFAEGKLKPLVSQVYPLSNAAQAIDDLGQRKAVGKVVVQVR from the coding sequence ATGAAAGCCGTGCTGTGCAAAGCCTTCGGCCCTGCCGAATCGCTGGTGCTGGAAGACGTCGCCAGTCCTGTCGCCAAGAAGAATGAAATCCTGCTGGACGTGCACGCCGCCGGGGTCAACTTCCCGGACACGCTGATCATCGAGGGCAAATACCAGTTCAAACCGCCCTTCCCGTTCTCGCCGGGCGGTGAAGCGGCCGGGGTGGTGCGCGAAGTCGGGGAAAAGGTCAGTCACCTGAAAGTCGGCGACCGGGTCATGGCGTTGACCGGTTGGGGCAGTTTTGCCGAGCAGGTTGCGGTGCCAGGCTACAACGTCCTGCCAATTCCGCCTTCAATGGATTTCAACATCGCCGCTGCCTTCAGTATGACTTACGGCACCTCGATGCACGCGCTCAAGCAGCGCGCCAACCTGCAACCGGGCGAAACCCTGCTGGTTCTCGGTGCATCCGGTGGTGTGGGCCTCGCCGCGGTGGAGATCGGCAAAGCCATGGGCGCCCGCGTGATCGCCGCCGCCAGCAGCGCCGAGAAACTCGCGGTGGCCAAGGCCGCCGGGGCTGACGAGTTGATCAACTACAGCGAAAGCAATCTGAAGGACGAAATCAAACGCCTCACCGACGGCCAGGGCGCCGACGTGATTTACGACCCGGTCGGCGGCGACCTGTTCGACCAGGCCATCCGCGCCATCGCCTGGAACGGCCGCCTGCTGGTCGTCGGCTTCGCCAGCGGACGCATCCCGGAACTGCCGGTCAACCTCGCCCTGCTCAAAGGCGCGGCGGTGCTCGGCGTGTTCTGGGGCTCGTTCGCCCAGCGCCAGCCCCAGGACAACGCAGTCAACTTTGCGCAACTGTTCGGCTGGTTTGCCGAGGGCAAGCTCAAACCACTGGTGTCGCAGGTGTATCCGCTGAGCAATGCCGCGCAGGCGATCGATGATCTTGGCCAGCGCAAGGCTGTGGGCAAGGTTGTCGTTCAGGTCCGTTGA
- the glpT gene encoding glycerol-3-phosphate transporter, with protein sequence MFAFFRPAAHQAPLPEEKIDSTYRRLRWQIFAGIFIGYAGYYLLRKNFSLAMPYLIDEGYSRGDLGLAMSAIAIAYGLSKFLMGLVSDRSNPRFFLPFGLLVSAGVMFIFGFAPWATSSVTMMFILLFINGWAQGMGWPPSGRTMVHWWSQKERGGVVSVWNVAHNVGGGLIGPLFLIGMGLFNDWHAAFYVPAAVALGVAVFAFITMRDTPQSVGLPPIEQYKNDYPEGYDASHEDEFSAKEIFVKYVLRNKMLWYIAMANVFVYLLRYGVLDWAPTYLKEAKGFTVDKTSWAYFFYEWAGIPGTLLCGWMSDKIFRGNRGLTGMVFMALVTVATLVYWLNPAGNPMVDMIALLSIGFLIYGPVMLIGLQALELAPKKAAGTAAGFTGLFGYLGGSVAASAAMGYTVDHFGWDGGFVLLVGACLLAMAFLAPTLWHKQVASQSREAVA encoded by the coding sequence ATGTTTGCTTTCTTTCGTCCTGCCGCACATCAGGCTCCATTGCCTGAAGAAAAAATAGACAGCACCTACCGCCGACTGCGCTGGCAGATCTTCGCCGGTATCTTTATCGGCTACGCCGGTTACTACCTGCTGCGCAAGAACTTCTCCCTGGCCATGCCGTACCTGATCGATGAAGGCTACAGCCGTGGCGACCTTGGTCTGGCGATGTCGGCGATCGCCATTGCCTACGGTTTGTCGAAGTTCCTCATGGGCCTGGTGTCCGACCGTTCCAACCCGCGTTTCTTCCTGCCGTTCGGCCTGCTGGTTTCGGCCGGGGTGATGTTCATTTTCGGTTTCGCGCCGTGGGCAACATCCAGCGTGACGATGATGTTCATCCTCCTGTTCATCAACGGCTGGGCGCAGGGCATGGGCTGGCCGCCGAGCGGGCGAACCATGGTGCACTGGTGGTCGCAGAAGGAACGCGGCGGCGTGGTGTCGGTGTGGAACGTGGCGCATAACGTCGGCGGTGGTCTGATCGGCCCGCTGTTCCTGATCGGCATGGGCCTGTTCAACGACTGGCACGCGGCGTTCTACGTTCCGGCAGCGGTCGCGCTGGGCGTTGCGGTGTTTGCGTTCATCACTATGCGCGACACCCCGCAATCGGTCGGTCTGCCGCCGATCGAGCAGTACAAGAACGATTACCCGGAAGGCTACGACGCCAGCCACGAAGACGAATTCAGCGCCAAGGAAATCTTCGTCAAATACGTGCTGCGCAACAAAATGCTCTGGTACATCGCCATGGCCAACGTCTTCGTCTACCTGCTGCGCTACGGCGTGCTGGACTGGGCGCCGACCTACCTGAAGGAAGCCAAGGGTTTCACCGTGGATAAAACCTCGTGGGCCTATTTCTTCTATGAGTGGGCGGGGATTCCGGGCACGCTGCTGTGCGGCTGGATGTCGGACAAGATCTTCCGTGGCAACCGTGGTCTGACCGGCATGGTGTTCATGGCCCTGGTGACTGTCGCGACCCTGGTTTACTGGCTGAATCCGGCCGGCAATCCGATGGTCGACATGATCGCCCTGCTGTCGATCGGTTTCCTGATCTACGGCCCGGTGATGCTGATCGGCCTGCAAGCGCTGGAACTGGCGCCGAAGAAAGCCGCCGGTACTGCAGCGGGCTTCACCGGTCTCTTCGGTTATCTGGGGGGTTCGGTCGCGGCCAGCGCGGCGATGGGCTACACCGTTGACCACTTCGGCTGGGATGGCGGTTTCGTGCTGCTGGTCGGCGCTTGCCTGCTGGCGATGGCCTTCCTTGCGCCAACGCTGTGGCACAAGCAAGTCGCCAGTCAGAGCCGTGAAGCGGTCGCCTGA
- a CDS encoding acyltransferase family protein, giving the protein MHTFGNRRDIDGLRALAVLPVVLFHFGFNTFSGGFVGVDVFFVISGFLITSILFREISAQRFSFVDFWARRARRIIPALTVVMLVTLALGWLLLTAKDFSELGRTVRYQSLFISNILFMREDGYFQPASDLKPLLHTWSLAVEEQYYIFFPLLMAVLVRYFRHWRWILLAMLLVSFGLNIAWIEHKPEFTFFSLPTRAWELLCGAMLAVMPAPKQAVRPWLYQMVGVAGLAAVLVAVFTFDRSTVFPGWAALLPVLGTTALIWSGAQGPSWAARLLSLRPLVWIGLLSYSLYLWHWPIYVYANAISIDGVQPLEALAWIALAVGLAWLSLRYIELPFREKRLLCERRSILAGAVVTIAVLVAVGSAIRSADGIPGRLSGKALEYAQAREWRAGQMKCMVVTQDKSIDKACLVGGEQGTPPTQAFWGDSHAAALMPAIESNARRDGRSVWLFSMSACPPILSDEPRQRCKDFNQQTMDKVLSLGIKDVVLASNWSLYVYGREDGDKKVLLNSHDDTAQAEQRMAAALRARVAALRAAGVQVWLFKEVPLQRKGTINRLTSLARIGRSADGLGRPLEEHLARQHFLGNLFTSMSEADPGVHVIDPTPMMCADGVCSIEVNGHSQYKDEDHLSDVGSARLSPLFAPVLLGTGAQ; this is encoded by the coding sequence ATGCACACGTTTGGCAATCGCCGTGATATCGACGGTTTACGCGCGCTCGCGGTTCTTCCCGTCGTACTGTTTCATTTCGGGTTCAATACATTCAGCGGCGGCTTTGTCGGCGTGGATGTTTTCTTCGTCATCTCCGGGTTTCTGATCACCTCGATCCTGTTTCGCGAAATCAGCGCCCAGCGCTTCAGTTTTGTCGATTTCTGGGCGCGCCGTGCCCGCCGCATTATTCCCGCCTTGACGGTGGTCATGCTGGTGACGCTGGCGCTGGGCTGGCTGCTGCTGACGGCGAAGGATTTTTCCGAGCTGGGCAGAACGGTGCGTTATCAGTCGCTGTTCATCTCCAATATTCTGTTCATGCGCGAGGACGGCTATTTTCAGCCAGCCTCCGACCTGAAACCGTTGTTGCACACCTGGTCGCTGGCGGTTGAAGAGCAGTACTACATCTTTTTCCCGTTACTGATGGCGGTGCTGGTTCGCTATTTCAGACACTGGCGCTGGATCCTGCTGGCAATGCTGCTGGTTTCCTTCGGCCTGAACATCGCCTGGATTGAGCACAAGCCGGAATTCACCTTTTTCTCTCTGCCGACGCGTGCCTGGGAATTATTGTGCGGGGCAATGCTTGCGGTAATGCCTGCGCCCAAACAGGCCGTGCGGCCGTGGCTGTATCAGATGGTCGGCGTTGCGGGTCTGGCGGCAGTGCTGGTCGCCGTATTCACGTTTGATCGCTCGACGGTGTTTCCTGGGTGGGCGGCGTTGCTCCCGGTTCTGGGCACCACCGCGTTGATCTGGTCGGGTGCCCAGGGACCGAGCTGGGCCGCGCGACTGTTGAGTCTGCGGCCGCTGGTCTGGATCGGCCTGCTGTCCTATTCGTTGTATCTGTGGCACTGGCCGATTTACGTGTACGCCAACGCCATTTCCATCGACGGTGTCCAGCCTCTGGAGGCGCTCGCCTGGATTGCGCTGGCAGTGGGTCTGGCGTGGCTGAGCCTGCGCTACATCGAGTTGCCATTTCGGGAAAAACGTTTGCTGTGCGAACGTAGATCCATACTCGCGGGTGCAGTGGTGACCATTGCTGTACTGGTAGCGGTCGGATCGGCGATTCGCTCGGCCGACGGTATCCCCGGGCGCCTCAGCGGCAAGGCTCTGGAATATGCCCAGGCCCGCGAGTGGCGCGCCGGACAAATGAAATGCATGGTAGTGACGCAAGACAAATCGATCGACAAGGCCTGCCTGGTCGGCGGTGAACAGGGCACGCCACCGACTCAGGCTTTCTGGGGTGACAGCCATGCTGCCGCGCTGATGCCAGCCATCGAGAGCAATGCCCGCCGCGACGGCCGTTCGGTGTGGCTGTTCAGTATGAGCGCCTGTCCGCCGATTCTCAGCGACGAGCCGCGCCAGCGCTGCAAGGACTTCAATCAGCAGACCATGGACAAAGTGCTCAGCCTTGGCATCAAGGACGTGGTATTGGCGTCCAACTGGAGCCTGTATGTCTACGGCAGGGAGGACGGCGACAAGAAGGTCTTGCTCAACTCCCATGACGATACCGCCCAGGCTGAGCAGCGCATGGCCGCTGCGTTGCGTGCGCGCGTGGCCGCCTTGCGCGCAGCCGGTGTGCAGGTCTGGCTGTTCAAGGAGGTACCGCTGCAACGCAAGGGCACCATTAACCGCCTGACCAGTCTGGCGAGGATCGGCCGCTCCGCCGACGGTCTGGGGCGTCCGCTTGAGGAGCATCTGGCGCGCCAGCATTTTCTCGGCAACCTGTTCACGTCCATGAGCGAAGCCGATCCGGGTGTTCATGTCATCGATCCGACGCCGATGATGTGCGCCGACGGGGTCTGCAGCATCGAGGTCAACGGGCACTCGCAGTACAAGGATGAAGACCATCTTTCCGACGTTGGCAGCGCCAGACTGAGCCCGCTGTTTGCACCGGTATTGCTGGGCACAGGCGCGCAATGA
- a CDS encoding gamma-glutamylcyclotransferase codes for MSAIENAILNLAYPPRLDLGPQLTHEQLLASMQSTMARHKGGPVWLFAYGSLIWRPECTAVERMRGRVHGYHRGLYLWSHEHRGTPEMPGLVFGLDRGGSCSGFAYRLPEDNLDTALYALWKREMPFPSYRPHWLNCRLEDGTQVQALGFVLERHLPSYAGNLPDHVLSQVFASASGRYGTTRDYVEQTVHALRSHAMPDRNLEARLKRCKSHSDQATASRL; via the coding sequence ATGAGCGCCATTGAAAACGCAATTCTGAACCTGGCTTACCCTCCGCGGCTCGATCTTGGGCCGCAGCTGACGCACGAACAACTTCTCGCTTCCATGCAATCGACCATGGCGCGCCACAAGGGCGGGCCGGTGTGGCTGTTCGCCTATGGCTCGCTGATCTGGCGGCCGGAATGCACGGCGGTTGAGCGCATGCGCGGTCGCGTGCATGGCTATCATCGCGGCTTGTACCTGTGGTCGCACGAGCACCGTGGTACGCCGGAAATGCCCGGTCTGGTGTTCGGTCTGGATCGTGGCGGTTCATGCAGCGGTTTTGCCTACCGCTTGCCGGAAGACAATCTCGATACCGCGCTGTACGCGCTGTGGAAACGCGAGATGCCGTTTCCCTCGTATCGCCCGCACTGGCTCAATTGCCGCCTCGAAGATGGCACTCAGGTGCAGGCTTTGGGATTCGTTCTGGAGCGCCACCTGCCGAGCTACGCCGGCAACTTGCCGGATCATGTGCTCAGCCAGGTGTTCGCCAGCGCCAGCGGGCGGTACGGCACCACTCGCGATTATGTCGAGCAGACCGTACACGCCCTGCGTAGCCACGCCATGCCGGATCGAAATCTGGAGGCGCGGCTCAAACGCTGTAAATCACACAGCGATCAGGCGACCGCTTCACGGCTCTGA
- a CDS encoding CDP-6-deoxy-delta-3,4-glucoseen reductase, which produces MRVTLQPSGAVLEIQPGERILDGARRLGYDCPQSCRNGNCHVCAALLVEGRVEQAGKVHDHGEFYTCIAEPLEDCVLLWDGVLALGELPVRSLSCQVIECREVGGDTWRVRLRAPAGKPPRYHAGQYLMIERESGEKSAFSMASAPHGGRDLEIHVLAREASALSLIEQLQRNPMVRVELPFGDTHLAELPDGPLVLIAAGTGMGQIHSLIEHCRAEGFKHPVHLYWGVRRPEDFYQIEHWDEWLKLPNLFLHKVVSDQCGWEGRCGMLHEAVCEDFPDLKPLHVYASGSPAMVYGTLDALVEAGMDAHQMRADVFAYAPRG; this is translated from the coding sequence ATGCGTGTAACCCTGCAGCCTTCCGGAGCCGTGCTCGAGATCCAACCCGGTGAGCGGATTCTCGACGGCGCGCGGCGCCTGGGCTATGACTGCCCGCAAAGCTGCCGCAACGGCAATTGCCACGTGTGTGCCGCGCTGCTGGTCGAAGGCCGCGTCGAGCAGGCCGGCAAGGTCCACGACCACGGCGAGTTCTACACCTGCATCGCCGAACCGCTGGAAGACTGCGTGCTGCTGTGGGATGGCGTGCTCGCATTGGGTGAGCTGCCGGTGCGCAGCCTGTCGTGTCAGGTCATCGAGTGCCGCGAGGTGGGCGGCGATACCTGGCGCGTGCGTCTGCGTGCACCGGCGGGCAAGCCACCGCGTTATCACGCCGGGCAGTATTTGATGATCGAGCGTGAGAGCGGCGAGAAATCCGCATTCTCCATGGCTTCGGCACCCCACGGCGGGCGTGATCTGGAAATCCACGTGCTGGCGCGCGAAGCCAGTGCGCTGAGCCTGATCGAACAGCTGCAACGCAACCCCATGGTGCGTGTCGAGCTTCCATTCGGCGATACACATCTTGCCGAGTTGCCAGACGGCCCACTGGTGTTGATTGCCGCCGGCACCGGCATGGGCCAGATTCACAGCCTGATCGAACATTGCCGCGCCGAAGGTTTCAAGCATCCGGTGCATCTGTACTGGGGCGTGCGCCGCCCGGAAGATTTCTACCAGATCGAGCACTGGGACGAATGGCTGAAGCTGCCCAATCTGTTCCTGCACAAAGTGGTCAGCGACCAGTGCGGCTGGGAAGGGCGCTGCGGGATGTTGCACGAGGCGGTTTGCGAGGATTTCCCCGATCTGAAGCCGCTGCACGTCTATGCCAGCGGTTCGCCGGCGATGGTCTACGGCACTCTGGACGCGCTGGTCGAGGCGGGAATGGATGCGCATCAAATGCGCGCCGACGTGTTCGCCTACGCCCCGCGCGGCTGA
- the ubiD gene encoding 4-hydroxy-3-polyprenylbenzoate decarboxylase translates to MKFKDLRDFVQQLEQRGELKRIQIPVSPVLEMTEVCDRTLRAKGPALLFEKPTGYDIPVLGNLFGTPERVAMGMGAESVSELREIGKLLAFLKEPEPPKGLKDAWSKLPIFRKIISMAPKVVKDAVCQEVVIEGDDVDLAMLPVQTCWPGDVGPLITWGLTVTKGPNKERQNLGIYRQQVIGRNKVIMRWLSHRGGALDFREWCEKHPGQPFPVSVALGADPATILGAVTPVPDSLSEYAFAGLLRGNRTELVKCRGNDLQVPATAEIILEGVIHPGEMADEGPYGDHTGYYNEVDSFPVFTVERITHRIKPIYHSTYTGRPPDEPAILGVALNEVFVPILQKQFPEITDFYLPPEGCSYRMAVVTMKKSYPGHAKRVMLGVWSFLRQFMYTKFVIVTDDDINARDWNDVIWAITTRMDPKRDTVMIDNTPIDYLDFASPISGLGSKMGLDATHKWPGETTREWGRVIVKDDAVTQRIDAIWNQLGID, encoded by the coding sequence ATGAAATTCAAGGATCTTCGGGATTTCGTGCAGCAGCTTGAGCAGCGCGGAGAGTTGAAACGCATCCAGATTCCCGTCTCGCCGGTGCTGGAGATGACTGAGGTGTGCGACCGCACGTTGCGGGCCAAAGGCCCGGCGCTGCTGTTCGAAAAACCCACCGGTTACGACATCCCGGTGCTCGGCAACCTGTTCGGCACCCCCGAGCGCGTGGCCATGGGCATGGGCGCCGAGTCGGTCAGCGAATTGCGCGAAATCGGCAAGCTGCTGGCCTTCCTTAAGGAGCCGGAGCCGCCGAAGGGCTTGAAGGACGCATGGTCGAAACTGCCGATCTTCCGCAAGATCATTTCCATGGCGCCGAAAGTCGTCAAAGACGCGGTGTGCCAGGAAGTGGTCATCGAAGGCGACGACGTCGATCTGGCGATGTTGCCGGTGCAGACCTGCTGGCCCGGCGACGTGGGCCCGCTGATCACCTGGGGCCTGACGGTCACCAAAGGCCCGAACAAGGAACGTCAGAACCTCGGCATCTACCGCCAGCAAGTGATCGGCCGCAACAAGGTGATCATGCGCTGGCTCAGCCACCGTGGCGGCGCGCTCGACTTCCGTGAGTGGTGCGAGAAGCATCCGGGCCAGCCGTTCCCGGTGTCCGTGGCCCTTGGTGCCGATCCGGCGACGATTCTCGGTGCGGTGACGCCGGTGCCGGACAGCCTCTCCGAATACGCTTTCGCCGGCCTGTTGCGCGGTAATCGCACCGAACTGGTCAAGTGCCGTGGCAACGATCTGCAAGTGCCGGCCACCGCCGAAATCATCCTTGAAGGCGTGATTCATCCGGGCGAAATGGCCGACGAAGGCCCGTATGGCGACCACACCGGTTACTACAACGAAGTCGACAGCTTCCCGGTGTTCACCGTCGAGCGCATCACCCACCGGATCAAACCGATCTATCACAGCACTTACACCGGCCGTCCGCCGGATGAGCCGGCGATTCTCGGCGTGGCGCTGAACGAAGTGTTCGTGCCGATCCTGCAGAAGCAGTTCCCGGAGATCACCGACTTCTACCTGCCGCCGGAAGGCTGCTCGTACCGCATGGCCGTGGTGACGATGAAGAAGTCGTATCCGGGGCATGCCAAGCGCGTGATGCTCGGTGTCTGGTCGTTTTTGCGACAGTTCATGTACACCAAGTTCGTTATCGTCACTGACGACGATATCAACGCCCGCGACTGGAACGATGTGATCTGGGCCATCACCACACGCATGGACCCCAAGCGCGACACGGTGATGATCGACAACACGCCGATCGACTACCTCGACTTCGCTTCGCCGATTTCCGGCCTGGGCTCGAAAATGGGCCTGGATGCCACCCACAAGTGGCCGGGCGAAACCACCCGCGAGTGGGGCCGCGTGATCGTCAAGGACGACGCCGTCACCCAACGGATCGATGCCATCTGGAATCAGTTAGGAATAGATTGA
- a CDS encoding flagellar basal body-associated protein FliL, with amino-acid sequence MKAWIMLLLALSLPVAALAEEAKEGEAPKVNYITLSPPFVGNYGLDGTAKLKVYKADVALRVTGEEASKLVKANEPLIRNQLVALFTQQTTEAMGSIEGKEKLRQEALKQTQQVMNDETGKPVVEDLLFNNLIIQ; translated from the coding sequence GTGAAAGCGTGGATCATGTTGTTGCTGGCCCTGTCTCTGCCTGTGGCAGCACTGGCCGAAGAAGCCAAAGAAGGCGAGGCGCCGAAGGTCAATTACATCACCCTCAGCCCGCCGTTCGTCGGCAATTACGGCCTCGACGGCACCGCCAAGCTCAAGGTCTACAAAGCCGACGTGGCCCTGCGCGTGACCGGCGAAGAGGCGAGCAAACTGGTCAAGGCCAACGAGCCGCTGATCCGCAATCAACTGGTGGCGCTGTTCACTCAGCAGACCACCGAGGCGATGGGCAGCATCGAGGGCAAGGAAAAATTGCGTCAGGAAGCGTTGAAGCAGACCCAGCAGGTCATGAATGACGAGACCGGCAAGCCAGTGGTTGAGGATCTGTTGTTCAACAACCTGATCATTCAGTAA
- a CDS encoding cell division protein ZapA, with translation MSSSNSVTVQILDKEYSIICPPEERSNLVSAARYLDGKMREIRSSGKVIGADRIAVMAALNITHDLLHKEERPDIQASGSTREQVRDLLDRVDLVLADDQSTAKG, from the coding sequence ATGAGTTCAAGCAATAGCGTTACCGTGCAGATCCTCGACAAAGAGTATTCGATCATCTGCCCGCCGGAAGAACGCAGCAATCTGGTCAGTGCCGCCCGCTACCTGGACGGCAAGATGCGCGAGATCCGCAGCAGCGGCAAAGTCATCGGTGCCGACCGCATTGCCGTGATGGCCGCGCTGAACATCACCCACGACCTGTTGCACAAAGAAGAGCGCCCGGACATCCAGGCCAGCGGTTCGACCCGCGAACAGGTGCGCGACTTGCTCGATCGTGTCGATCTGGTCCTCGCCGACGATCAGAGTACCGCCAAGGGCTGA
- a CDS encoding 5-formyltetrahydrofolate cyclo-ligase — protein sequence MTEPALLPRPQLRRLLRKARRALTPGEQRQAAKGLFRQLAQDPLFRRAKHISLYLPTDGEIDPRLLLREAQRRGKATYLPVLSAWPRTKMVFQRIRPGEKLSPNRFRILEPRASLARQRKVWALDLVLLPLVGFDDVGGRLGMGGGFYDRSLAYLARRKNWRKPTLLGLAHECQKVERLAQASWDVPLQGTVTDKAWYFAE from the coding sequence ATGACCGAACCCGCGCTGCTGCCCCGCCCGCAACTCCGTCGCCTGCTGCGCAAGGCGCGCCGCGCACTGACGCCGGGCGAACAACGCCAGGCTGCCAAAGGCCTGTTCCGGCAATTGGCCCAAGACCCGCTTTTTCGCCGGGCGAAACATATCTCTCTGTACTTGCCCACCGACGGTGAAATCGATCCGCGCTTGCTGCTGCGCGAAGCCCAGCGTCGCGGCAAGGCAACTTATCTGCCGGTACTCAGCGCCTGGCCGCGAACGAAAATGGTCTTCCAGCGCATTCGTCCCGGCGAAAAGCTCAGCCCCAATCGTTTCCGCATCCTTGAGCCTCGGGCCAGTCTGGCTCGCCAACGCAAGGTCTGGGCGCTGGATCTGGTGCTGTTGCCGCTGGTCGGGTTTGACGATGTCGGCGGGCGACTGGGCATGGGCGGCGGATTTTATGATCGCAGCCTCGCCTATCTGGCCCGCCGCAAGAACTGGCGCAAGCCGACGCTGCTGGGCTTGGCCCATGAATGTCAGAAGGTCGAGCGTCTGGCGCAGGCGAGCTGGGATGTCCCGTTACAAGGCACGGTCACTGACAAGGCGTGGTATTTCGCAGAGTAG